A single window of Caldimicrobium thiodismutans DNA harbors:
- a CDS encoding Eco57I restriction-modification methylase domain-containing protein — protein sequence MNREQAKNLIIETFENSFDKDKFIKFNTNLLKTYDRNKALEPRSGIQGITERYLDFIASWERIGRYVDKDGKKIDILVVKLKRETSLFRARTAQRNFVAEYLKGILGTTTEKDAALVAFISPDLEDWRFSLVKLDYRFEETPSGRVKAKEEFTPAKRWSFLVGKNEKSHTAQSRFLPILENDDFKPTLEDLEKAFDVEVVTKEFFEKYRNLFIRTKLELDEIVKKDKKVRKEFERKNINTIDFAKKLLGQIVFLYFLQKKGWFGVEKGKPWGTGPKDFIRRLFNKEFGDYENFYNDILEPLFYEALRTDRSVDDHYYSRFNCKIPFLNGGLFDPINDFDWVNVDILLPNELFSNKNRTKEGDIGDGILDVFDRFNFTVNEEEPLEKEVALDPELLGKIYEKLNAIRPDNFDEYVRVLKSGKKGEETKFNKEYGVYYTPREIVHYMCQESLINYLEIELQGKVKKEDIEEFVRYADLILENERTVINKRKETKTYKHKMPESIIENAQLIDELLANIKICDPAVGSGAFPIGMMHEIVKLRQLLSVYLNKPINNYDLKRHCIENSLYGVDIDPGAVETCKLRFWLSMIVDEEDFNNIKPLPNLDYKVVCGDSLLGFPENWGSNIEKEIEDLMDRYFEEAHPKTKSELKQLIDGKIKWRLENSEKNFGYKINFDFRLFFPKVFKEKGGFDIVIANPPYVRQERIKHLKPNLQKFYRDFFNSTSDLYTYFYKESYDILRNDGILCFISSNKWLRAKYGKNLRKLLKENTKIIELIDFSGYSVFEQTVDTNIILFQKRRPEKHHALNFVNVKSDVDDVINYIQDNKQSILQEKLSDNAWTLAEDKVLTLKEKIEKIGKPLKEWDVKIYFGIKTGFNEAFIIDTETRNKILANCKTEEERKRTEEIIKPVLRGRDIERWRYKWAGLWLIGTFPALNLNIDNYPALKEYLKSFGDRLNQDGKPGHRKKTNNKWFETQDNIAYYPEFEKEKIVWNRITEEIVFSYVEANYYVLDSTFMLTGENLKFLISILNSNVISFWIKLSAATLGKGNYGAKIYIENSPIPPITPQNQPIVKQLEKLVDKILTLTQDPTYATDPQKQEEVKKLEKQIDHLVYKLYNLTEEEIKIIEGEK from the coding sequence ATGAATAGAGAACAAGCAAAAAACTTGATAATTGAAACATTTGAAAATTCTTTTGATAAAGATAAATTTATTAAATTTAACACTAATTTACTAAAAACTTATGATAGAAATAAAGCTCTTGAACCAAGAAGCGGAATTCAAGGGATAACTGAAAGATATCTTGATTTTATTGCATCCTGGGAAAGAATTGGTAGATATGTAGATAAAGATGGCAAAAAGATTGATATATTGGTTGTGAAATTAAAGAGGGAAACATCCCTTTTCAGAGCAAGAACTGCTCAGAGAAATTTCGTTGCTGAATATTTAAAAGGAATCCTTGGAACAACTACAGAGAAAGATGCGGCCCTTGTAGCTTTTATATCACCAGATTTAGAAGACTGGCGATTTTCCCTTGTCAAATTAGATTATCGCTTTGAGGAGACCCCTTCTGGCAGAGTTAAAGCCAAAGAAGAATTTACACCTGCCAAAAGATGGTCCTTCCTTGTTGGAAAAAATGAAAAAAGCCACACCGCTCAATCAAGATTTTTACCCATACTTGAAAATGATGATTTCAAACCAACCCTTGAAGATTTAGAAAAAGCCTTTGATGTTGAGGTTGTAACAAAAGAATTTTTTGAAAAATATAGAAACCTCTTCATAAGAACAAAACTTGAACTTGATGAAATTGTTAAGAAAGATAAAAAAGTGAGAAAAGAATTTGAAAGAAAGAATATCAATACTATTGATTTTGCCAAAAAACTACTTGGTCAAATTGTATTTCTCTATTTCCTACAAAAGAAGGGTTGGTTTGGTGTTGAAAAAGGAAAACCTTGGGGAACAGGTCCAAAAGACTTTATAAGGAGATTGTTTAACAAAGAATTTGGAGATTATGAAAACTTTTACAACGATATACTTGAACCACTTTTTTATGAAGCATTAAGAACAGATAGAAGCGTGGATGACCATTATTACAGTAGATTTAATTGCAAAATTCCTTTCTTAAATGGTGGTCTTTTTGACCCTATTAATGATTTTGACTGGGTAAATGTTGATATTCTTTTACCTAATGAGCTTTTCTCAAATAAAAATAGAACAAAAGAAGGTGATATTGGAGATGGTATTCTTGATGTCTTTGATAGATTTAATTTCACTGTAAATGAAGAAGAGCCACTTGAAAAAGAAGTAGCCCTTGATCCTGAGCTTCTTGGAAAAATTTATGAAAAACTAAATGCCATAAGACCGGATAACTTTGATGAATATGTAAGAGTTCTAAAATCTGGTAAAAAAGGTGAAGAAACAAAGTTTAATAAAGAATATGGAGTTTATTACACGCCAAGAGAAATTGTCCATTATATGTGCCAGGAAAGTTTGATAAATTATCTTGAAATAGAACTTCAAGGGAAGGTCAAAAAAGAAGATATTGAAGAATTTGTAAGATATGCTGATTTAATTTTAGAGAATGAAAGAACAGTTATAAATAAAAGAAAAGAAACAAAGACATATAAGCATAAAATGCCAGAAAGTATAATTGAAAATGCACAACTTATTGATGAACTTCTTGCTAATATTAAAATTTGCGACCCAGCTGTTGGTTCTGGTGCTTTTCCTATTGGAATGATGCATGAGATAGTAAAATTAAGACAATTGCTATCAGTATATCTTAATAAACCGATAAACAATTATGACTTAAAGCGCCATTGTATAGAAAATTCTCTTTACGGAGTAGATATTGACCCAGGAGCAGTTGAGACTTGTAAGTTAAGATTCTGGCTTTCAATGATTGTGGATGAAGAAGATTTTAACAACATAAAACCCCTTCCTAACCTTGATTATAAGGTTGTCTGTGGGGATTCACTTTTAGGATTTCCTGAAAATTGGGGTTCAAATATTGAAAAGGAAATTGAAGATTTAATGGATAGATACTTTGAAGAAGCTCATCCTAAAACCAAATCAGAATTAAAACAGTTAATTGATGGGAAAATAAAATGGCGGTTAGAAAATTCAGAAAAAAATTTTGGATACAAAATTAATTTTGATTTTAGATTATTCTTCCCAAAGGTATTTAAAGAAAAAGGTGGTTTTGATATAGTGATTGCAAATCCGCCGTATGTGAGGCAGGAAAGGATAAAACATTTAAAACCTAATCTTCAAAAATTTTATAGGGACTTCTTTAACTCCACTTCTGACCTTTACACTTACTTTTACAAAGAATCATACGATATTTTACGAAATGATGGGATACTTTGTTTTATATCAAGCAACAAATGGTTGAGGGCAAAGTATGGTAAGAATTTAAGAAAACTTTTGAAAGAAAACACAAAAATAATAGAACTTATAGATTTTTCTGGCTATTCAGTCTTTGAACAAACTGTTGATACGAATATAATTCTCTTTCAAAAGAGAAGACCAGAGAAACACCATGCTTTAAACTTTGTGAATGTAAAAAGTGATGTTGATGATGTAATAAACTACATTCAAGATAATAAACAATCCATTTTACAAGAAAAACTCTCTGATAATGCTTGGACACTGGCGGAAGATAAAGTCCTTACATTGAAAGAAAAGATAGAAAAGATTGGAAAACCACTTAAAGAGTGGGATGTGAAAATTTATTTTGGAATTAAGACAGGCTTTAATGAGGCATTCATTATTGATACAGAGACAAGAAACAAGATTTTAGCAAACTGCAAAACAGAAGAAGAAAGAAAAAGGACAGAAGAGATAATAAAACCGGTTTTGAGAGGAAGGGATATTGAAAGATGGAGGTATAAGTGGGCAGGATTGTGGTTGATAGGAACATTTCCAGCTTTAAATCTTAACATTGATAACTATCCAGCGTTAAAAGAATATCTAAAATCATTTGGAGATAGATTAAATCAGGATGGAAAGCCAGGGCATCGTAAGAAAACTAATAATAAATGGTTTGAGACACAGGATAATATTGCATACTACCCAGAATTTGAAAAGGAAAAGATTGTGTGGAATAGGATTACAGAAGAAATTGTATTTTCTTATGTAGAGGCTAACTATTATGTTTTAGATAGTACTTTTATGCTTACAGGAGAAAATTTAAAGTTTTTGATATCTATATTAAATTCTAATGTTATTAGTTTTTGGATAAAACTTTCCGCAGCCACATTGGGGAAAGGTAATTATGGTGCCAAAATTTATATTGAAAATTCTCCCATTCCACCCATCACACCACAAAACCAACCCATTGTCAAGCAACTAGAAAAACTTGTAGATAAAATCCTAACCCTAACCCAAGACCCAACCTACGCCACAGACCCACAAAAACAGGAAGAAGTTAAAAAGCTTGAAAAACAAATAGACCACCTTGTGTATAAGCTTTATAATTTAACAGAGGAGGAGATTAAAATAATTGAAGGAGAAAAATAA
- the tcmP gene encoding three-Cys-motif partner protein TcmP, producing MADKQDLWNLSNRLSTKTKLEILEKIFDVWLTIWNNQKWVSNEWYIIDLFAGRGKYNDGTYGSPLIFLDKILKKRIDKKLRENIKIKCFFIELNKDNFACLKENIEEFLNKNPETNKVVESQVYIGDCNEKIPEIIRQINNTPKNPLFVLIDPTGLQIKRKTVDLMVKLNNPKDIMFNYILEGVRRTSGVAKKRRSGTELTEKEIKTINTLKEFIGDDINLIGNDQKMLEDFVGSVFTSKGLHVVGYDIKYPDRNDTLYYLLYACKKPNIAEIVKDVYARQKEKILGRTLFGGKDFYKEKIFEASPTVINRKTLLYQTKVEYGDWTINHIVGCKHGCKFPCYAMMMAKKFGWVKDYEDWRNPKIVANALELLEKEIPKYKNYIDFVHLCFMTDPFMYDYKTKMIIPEIKELTLNIIERLNKEGIRVTTLTKGIYPEDLLNKRKFLETNEYGITLVSLNDDFKNKFEPYSAPYEERIAALKKLADNGLKTWVSIEPYPVPALDPQSADIERILNKVSFVKKIIFGKLNYRRLAEYNNSYCAWKNNEEFYREMAQKVIEFCKKNDIKYHIKFGTPLSKNESVNIFKE from the coding sequence ATGGCAGATAAACAAGATTTATGGAATTTAAGTAATAGACTTTCAACGAAAACGAAACTTGAAATTTTAGAAAAGATTTTTGATGTATGGCTGACCATTTGGAACAATCAAAAATGGGTATCAAATGAATGGTATATCATAGATTTATTTGCTGGTAGAGGTAAGTATAATGATGGAACTTATGGTTCACCACTTATTTTTCTTGATAAAATTTTAAAAAAAAGAATAGACAAAAAATTGAGAGAAAATATCAAAATTAAATGCTTTTTTATAGAACTGAATAAAGATAACTTTGCTTGTCTAAAAGAAAACATTGAAGAATTTCTTAATAAAAATCCCGAGACAAATAAAGTAGTTGAATCTCAAGTCTATATTGGAGATTGTAATGAAAAAATACCTGAAATAATAAGACAGATTAATAACACTCCAAAAAATCCTCTTTTTGTTTTAATAGACCCAACGGGTTTACAAATTAAGAGAAAGACTGTTGATTTAATGGTTAAATTAAATAACCCGAAAGATATCATGTTCAATTATATTTTGGAAGGTGTTCGTCGCACCAGTGGTGTAGCAAAAAAGAGAAGATCAGGAACCGAATTAACAGAAAAAGAGATTAAGACTATAAATACTCTAAAAGAATTTATTGGGGATGATATTAATTTAATAGGAAATGACCAAAAAATGTTAGAAGATTTTGTTGGCTCTGTTTTTACCTCCAAAGGGCTTCATGTTGTGGGGTATGATATCAAATATCCAGACCGCAATGATACTTTGTATTATCTTCTTTATGCATGCAAAAAACCCAATATAGCTGAAATTGTTAAAGATGTTTATGCACGACAGAAAGAAAAGATTTTAGGGAGAACATTGTTTGGTGGTAAAGATTTCTATAAAGAAAAGATTTTTGAAGCTTCACCCACAGTTATTAATAGAAAAACTCTCTTATATCAAACAAAAGTTGAATATGGAGATTGGACGATAAATCACATTGTTGGTTGTAAACATGGTTGTAAGTTTCCTTGTTATGCGATGATGATGGCAAAAAAATTTGGTTGGGTTAAAGATTATGAAGATTGGAGAAATCCAAAGATTGTAGCGAATGCTTTAGAACTTCTTGAGAAAGAGATACCGAAATATAAAAATTACATTGATTTTGTTCATTTATGTTTTATGACTGACCCTTTTATGTATGATTATAAAACAAAAATGATAATACCAGAAATAAAAGAGTTAACATTAAATATTATTGAAAGATTAAATAAAGAAGGTATAAGAGTAACAACTTTAACGAAAGGAATTTATCCTGAAGACTTGTTAAATAAAAGAAAATTTCTGGAAACTAATGAATATGGGATAACACTTGTTTCCTTAAATGATGATTTTAAAAATAAATTTGAACCTTATTCTGCACCATATGAGGAAAGGATAGCAGCTTTAAAAAAACTTGCTGATAATGGATTAAAAACATGGGTAAGTATTGAGCCTTATCCAGTTCCTGCTTTAGATCCTCAATCTGCAGATATTGAGAGAATCTTAAATAAAGTTAGTTTTGTAAAAAAAATAATCTTTGGAAAACTAAATTATAGAAGGTTGGCAGAATATAATAATTCTTATTGTGCCTGGAAAAATAATGAAGAATTCTATAGAGAAATGGCTCAAAAAGTAATTGAGTTTTGCAAAAAGAATGATATAAAATATCATATAAAATTTGGGACCCCCTTGAGTAAAAATGAAAGTGTAAATATTTTTAAAGAATGA
- a CDS encoding IS110 family RNA-guided transposase: protein MHYTYFVGLDVSKNFFHACLIDSSQNVLFNQSYPLDYQGIKSFTKALPQGLKKSILIGIESSGCYHLNLITYLVNHNFTCVILNPILIKNFAKLSLRKTKTDAIDAKTIAIFLSQFHQKLPPQAFTSEEFKDLARERERISQEIAKRKNNLEKLVVVTFPELERTVNIYNTSILKLLEKFPSAKAIKKASLEEIENILSSQKGKKPAISAKEIKALAEYSIAQNWPAKEYILSRTIQELFFLQETLKEIEKLLKSACKEISACQDLDILLSIEGIGEITALHFLAEIQDIKRFQSYKQLIAYAGLDPAVYESGNFKGKSKISKRGNRHLRRVVWLMSINVIRHNPIFWSYFERRKRQGLPYKKAVLATAHKLLRIIYALLKYKKYFDPSTYHNIPSQGGFYYAYNFS from the coding sequence ATGCACTACACCTACTTTGTAGGCCTTGATGTCTCCAAAAACTTCTTTCATGCCTGCCTCATTGATTCCTCTCAAAATGTCCTCTTTAACCAGTCCTACCCTCTTGACTACCAGGGCATCAAATCCTTTACAAAAGCTCTCCCTCAAGGCTTAAAAAAATCCATCCTTATCGGTATTGAATCCTCTGGTTGTTATCATCTTAATCTCATCACCTACCTCGTTAATCATAACTTCACTTGCGTCATCCTTAATCCAATTCTCATTAAAAATTTTGCTAAACTCTCTCTTAGAAAAACCAAAACCGATGCCATAGACGCTAAAACTATCGCCATCTTCCTTTCTCAATTCCATCAAAAACTACCTCCCCAGGCCTTTACTTCTGAAGAATTTAAAGACCTTGCCAGAGAAAGAGAAAGAATTTCTCAAGAAATCGCTAAAAGAAAAAATAACCTCGAAAAACTTGTGGTCGTTACCTTCCCTGAACTTGAAAGAACCGTCAATATCTACAATACCTCCATTCTTAAACTTCTTGAAAAATTCCCCTCTGCTAAAGCTATTAAAAAAGCCTCTCTTGAGGAAATTGAAAATATACTCTCCTCTCAAAAAGGTAAAAAACCCGCCATTTCTGCTAAAGAAATAAAAGCCCTTGCTGAATATTCTATAGCTCAAAATTGGCCCGCAAAAGAATATATTCTTTCCAGAACCATTCAAGAACTCTTCTTCCTTCAGGAAACCCTTAAAGAAATTGAAAAACTTCTTAAATCCGCTTGTAAAGAGATTTCCGCTTGCCAGGACCTTGATATCCTCCTTTCTATTGAGGGAATTGGAGAAATTACAGCGCTTCATTTTCTTGCTGAAATTCAGGATATAAAGAGATTTCAATCGTACAAACAATTGATTGCCTATGCAGGACTTGATCCTGCTGTTTATGAATCTGGAAATTTTAAAGGAAAGAGCAAGATTTCTAAACGAGGAAATAGGCATTTGAGAAGGGTTGTATGGCTTATGAGTATTAATGTAATCAGACACAATCCTATATTCTGGAGCTATTTTGAGAGGAGAAAAAGACAAGGATTGCCTTATAAAAAAGCGGTTTTGGCCACCGCTCATAAACTTTTGAGAATTATTTATGCACTTCTCAAATATAAAAAATATTTTGATCCTTCTACTTATCATAATATTCCTTCTCAAGGAGGTTTTTACTATGCTTATAATTTTTCATAG
- a CDS encoding ArsR/SmtB family transcription factor, producing MKNFKKKIEILKLIAHPVRIRLLQELKKNIHCVSDLVKILKLRQSTISQHLALLRKGDLVDYYVEGKERCYFIKDPFVSELLEFLEREHYKALEVPKCCPITKKRLK from the coding sequence ATGAAAAATTTCAAAAAAAAGATTGAAATTCTTAAATTGATTGCTCATCCTGTAAGAATAAGGCTTCTTCAAGAATTGAAGAAAAATATTCACTGTGTAAGTGATCTTGTTAAAATTTTAAAACTCAGACAGTCAACCATTTCCCAGCACTTAGCCCTCCTTCGCAAGGGAGATCTTGTAGATTATTATGTGGAAGGAAAAGAAAGATGTTATTTTATCAAAGACCCCTTTGTTTCGGAATTGCTTGAATTTTTAGAGAGAGAACACTATAAAGCCCTTGAAGTCCCGAAATGTTGTCCCATAACTAAAAAAAGGTTAAAGTAA
- the kdsA gene encoding 3-deoxy-8-phosphooctulonate synthase: MAQNPFLIIAGPCVLEDLDTASYIAETLKNLTAKFGFDYIFKASFDKANRTSLYSYRGPGLEKGLEMLSFIKEKHKVKITTDVHETWQIAPVAEIVDVLQIPAFLCRQTDLLVNAGKTEKIVNVKKGQFLSPWDTKYIVEKVRSGSPKEVWLTERGTSFGYRNLVVDFRGLPVMKEYADRVIFDATHSVQLPGGGEGKSGGERHFVPYLIRAAVAVGVDGIFMEVHPEPDKALCDGPNSLPLSELEKIFSEIKALLSALQNV, encoded by the coding sequence ATGGCCCAGAATCCCTTTTTAATCATTGCAGGCCCCTGTGTGCTTGAAGATCTTGATACTGCCTCTTACATTGCAGAAACTCTGAAAAATTTAACCGCAAAATTTGGCTTTGACTATATTTTTAAAGCCTCCTTTGATAAGGCCAATCGCACTTCCCTTTATTCCTACAGAGGGCCAGGGCTTGAAAAGGGCCTTGAAATGCTCTCTTTTATTAAAGAAAAACATAAAGTTAAAATTACAACAGATGTCCATGAGACCTGGCAGATAGCTCCAGTGGCAGAGATTGTGGATGTCCTTCAGATACCTGCCTTTCTTTGCAGACAAACTGATCTCCTTGTCAATGCTGGAAAAACAGAAAAAATTGTTAATGTTAAAAAAGGGCAATTTCTCTCCCCCTGGGATACAAAATACATCGTTGAAAAGGTGAGATCTGGATCCCCGAAGGAAGTCTGGTTAACAGAAAGAGGGACAAGCTTTGGTTATCGGAATTTGGTGGTGGATTTTAGAGGTCTTCCTGTGATGAAGGAATATGCTGACAGGGTAATCTTTGATGCCACCCACAGTGTTCAGCTTCCAGGTGGAGGGGAAGGTAAATCAGGAGGGGAAAGGCACTTTGTGCCCTATCTTATTAGAGCAGCTGTAGCAGTAGGAGTTGACGGAATCTTCATGGAGGTGCATCCAGAACCAGATAAAGCCCTCTGTGATGGCCCAAATTCCCTTCCCCTTTCTGAGCTTGAGAAAATTTTTTCTGAGATTAAAGCCCTTCTCTCAGCTCTGCAAAATGTATAA
- a CDS encoding KdsC family phosphatase — MLKRAEKIKLLLLDVDGVLTDGGIIITGEGDEIKIFSVVDGMGIKLLQRAGVEVGILSGRFSPVMKHRARELGIDLLYQGELAKVPAFEKILREKGLKEEEVAYAGDDWLDIPILKRVGLAIGVPNAWPPVNDFVHYVTKKEGGKGAVREICDLILTGKGLWGRYLEGYLSL; from the coding sequence GTGCTTAAGAGAGCCGAAAAAATAAAGCTTCTCCTTCTTGATGTGGATGGAGTGTTGACAGATGGTGGTATTATTATTACGGGAGAAGGAGATGAAATCAAGATTTTTTCTGTGGTTGATGGCATGGGAATAAAGCTTTTACAGAGGGCAGGTGTTGAAGTGGGTATTCTTTCAGGAAGATTTTCTCCTGTGATGAAACATCGTGCAAGGGAACTGGGAATTGATCTTCTCTATCAGGGAGAACTTGCCAAAGTGCCTGCCTTTGAAAAAATTTTGAGAGAAAAGGGGCTTAAAGAAGAAGAGGTTGCCTATGCAGGAGACGACTGGCTTGATATTCCTATCCTGAAAAGAGTAGGGCTTGCTATAGGTGTTCCCAATGCCTGGCCTCCTGTAAATGACTTTGTCCATTATGTTACCAAAAAAGAAGGTGGAAAGGGAGCGGTAAGAGAAATATGCGATTTAATTTTAACTGGCAAGGGGTTATGGGGCCGATACTTAGAGGGTTATTTATCTTTATAG